The DNA segment AGCATGGAGCGAATGGCTTCGTCCTTGTGGGTCACGTTGCGCAGGCCGAAGGCGATGGTCACGCAGTCGAAATGGTTGTCCGGGAATGGCAGCTTTTCTGCGTCGGCCTGGACGAACTCGATGTTGCCGGCAACGCCACGGTCGAGCAGGCGGTCACGGCCGACCTTGAGCATCGACTCGTTGATGTCGGCCAGCACCACTTGGCCGGTAGGGCCGACCAGGCGCGAGAACTTGGCTGCCAGGTCACCGGTGCCACCGGCGATGTCCAGCACCCGATTGCCACTGCGCACCCCGGACAGCTCGATGGTGAAGCGCTTCCACAGACGGTGCATGCCGCCGGAGAGGACGTCGTTCATCAGGTCGTATTTGGCGGCCACCGAGTGGAACACCTCGGCGACTTTCTTCGCCTTCTGGCTTTCTGGGACGTCCTTGAAGCCGAAATGAGTGGTGGGTTCGGCGTGTTCGCCTTTGCGCTGGTCGTTCATATCGCATCACCGGAAAAAATTACCGCCATTCTAGGGGCAACGGGCGGATTTGTCTTGGCGGGGTGTGCCGTGCGGCGGGGGCGGGCATAATGAGGGCATTGTCTTCATATTCAGGATTGCCCGCATGACCCAGATCAGCGTTGAACGCAAACATGCCCTCGGCCGCGACGCCGCCCGCGCCAAGGCCGAGGCGCTGGTGGACAAGCTGACCCGCGAATACGACCTCAAGGCCCAGTGGAATGGTGACCGCGTGGATGTGTCGCGCAGCGGCGCCAATGGCAGCGTGCACATTGGTGAGGACAGCATTCGCGTCGAGCTCAAGCTGGGCATGATGCTGTCGATGATGAGCGGCACGATCAAGGGTGAGATCGAGCGGGCGCTGGATAAGGCGCTGGCCTGAGTCCGTGTATTGGGGCCGCTTTGCGGCCCATCGCAGCCGCAAAGTGTGTCAGCCACCACCGCTTAGGGTGATGATTCTAATTTTTCTCCCTACCTTTGTGCTCAAGCCCTGAATCCATGGGCAGTTCCTCCATCCCCTATGAGCGTGAGGTGCAGAGCATGGCCAAAATCAATTTGAAGAAAAATGACGACGCCCAGGGCACCCTGGGCGAGGTGCGTAGCTATGCGCGTCGAATCTGGCTGGCAGGCATTGGCGCATACGCCCGTGTCGGTCAGGAAGGCAGCGAGTACTTCAAAGAGCTGGTGAAGGCTGGCGAAAGCGTCGAGAAGCGTGGCAAGAAAACCCTCGACAAGAAGCTCGATGCCGCCAATCACCAGATCGATGAAGCCGGTGAAGAAGTCAGCCGCGTACGCGGCAAGGTCGAGGTTCAGCTCGACAAGATCGAAAAAGCTTTCGATGCACGTGTCGCTCGTGGCTTGAATCGCCTCGGCATTCCGTCTAAACATGACGTTGAGGCGTTGTCCATCAAGTTGGAACAACTGCACGAGTTGCTCGAGCGTGTCGCGCGCAAACCATAAGGAGAGCAGGATGGCTGGCAAGAAGAACACCGAAAAAGAAGGCAGCTCCTGGATCGGCGGAATCGAGAAGTACTCCCGCAAGATCTGGTTGGCTGGCCTGGGTATCTACTCCAAGGTCGATCAAGACGGCCCCAAGCTGTTCGATCAACTGGTCAAGGATGGCGAGAAAGCCGAGAAGCAGGCGAAGAAGACTGTCGACTCGGCCGCCGACGGCGCCAAGTCTGCCACCACTTCGCGGGTGTCGGATGTCAAAGAGCGTGCGCTGGGCAAGTGGAGCGAGCTTGAAGAGGCCTTCGACAAACGCCTGAACAGCGCCATCTCGCGCCTGGGCGTGCCGAGCCGCAACGAGATCAAGGCTCTGCATCAACAGGTCGATACGCTGACCAAGCAGATCGAGAAGCTGACTGGCGCGTCGGTTACGCCGGTGTCCAAGGCGGCGGCGAGCAAGACTGCCGCCAAGCCACTGGCCAAGGCTGCGGCTAAACCTGCTGCCAAGACCGCCGCGGCGAAACCTGCGGCCAAGCCTGCGGCGAAAACCGCGGCGGCCAAACCTGCTGCAGCGAAACCAGCAGCCAAGCCTGCTGCTGCCAAACCTGCGGCAAAACCTGCTGCGGCGAAAAAGCCAGCAGCGAAGAAGGCATCGCCTAAACCGGCAGCAGCCAAGCCAGCCGCTCCGGCGGCCAGCGCGGCACCCGCCGCTACTGCGGCACCCGCGCCAAGCGCAGCTACCGCTAGCAGCGCGCCGTCGGCACCGGTGAGCGCGGTCACTCAGGCCTGATACCGGGTCGTCCTTATCGCGTGTCAAGCCCGCTCCCACGTTAGCCCTGACTCATCCGGGCTGCGTGGGAGCGGGCTTGCCCCGCGATGCTTTCAGGCGCTATAGCGCTGATGTTCACCCCTCCAGATACTTCATCGCCAACTGCTCGGCGGCCTTGCGCGCCGGTGCCTGCAAGTGCGGCGCCACCAGCATCATCACCTGATACACCACCACCCCGACATCGCCCTCACGGCCCAGCACGCGCTGGTAATCCAGTGAGAACATCAAGGTCAGGGTGATCTGTTCCACCAGTTGCCCCAGCGCCTGGGTCTCGCTGGTTACCTGCCCTTGCGACTTGAGGCTGGCCAGCAGCGCCGCCAGCGTGCGCTTGATCGCGTTGATCAGGCTGCGCATGCCGCGCGCCAGTTTGGGCAGGCGCCCGGTCAGGTTGGACAAGTCCTGGAACAGAAACCGGTACTGCGCCATGCGTTCGACGATCAGGTGCAGGAACAGCCAGTAGTCCTCGGCATCCAGGCGCACATCCAGTGGCGGGTCGAGCAGCGGCATCAATGCCTCCTCGAAGCGCTCGAACAGGCCATGGACCAACGGCTCCTTGCCGTGGAAGTGGTAGTACAGGTTGCCTGGGCTGATACCCAGCTCGTTGGCAATTTCCAGGGTCGAGACATTCGGCTCGCCTTGCTGGTTGAACAACTGCAAGGCGCATTCAAGGATACGATCACGGGTCTTCATGCGTTCAGCGCGCCAATACGTAAGTGCCCGGTGCCGGCCCCAGGGGTGGATAGGTGGTGTTGCCCAACTCGACGCGCGGCTCCTTGAGCGGCCCTGAACGCTGGCTGATCCACTCCAGCCACAGCGGCCACCAACTGCCTTCGCTGCGTGTGGCATCGTGGAACCAGGCCCGGGGGTCGCTGGATAGCCTGGGGTTGTCCAGGTAGTAGGCCTTGGGGTTGCCAGGCGGGTTGATAATGCTCTGGATGTGGCCGCTGTTGGCCAGTACGAAGCGCCGCTCGCCGCCGAGCAGTTGCGCCGAGCGGTACACCGCATCCCACGGGGTGATGTGGTCGTTGCTGCCGGCGACGTGAAAGCTGTCCAGCGCGACCTGCTTGAGGTTGATCGGCGTGCCGCACACCTCCAGCCCGTCGGGGTGGGTCAGTGGGTTGTGTTTGAAAAAATCCAGCAGGTCGCCATGCAGCGCGGCGGGCAGGCGGGTGTTGTCGGCATTCCAGTAGAGGATGTCGAAAGCCGGCGGCGTCTTGCCGAGCAGGTAATTGTTGACCCAGTAGTTCCAGATCAGGTCGTTGGGCCGCATCCAGGCGAAAATCCGCGCCACCTCGCCGCCATCGAGCACGCCGCGCTGGTAGGAGCGACGCTTGGCCGCCTCGACTGTCTGTTCATCGGCGAACAAGCTGGCGGGGCTGTCGAACTGGCTGTCGAGCAAGCTGACCAGGTAGGTGGCGCTGCGCACCTTGCGCAGCTGCTTCTTGGCCTGCAGGTGGCCTTGCAGCGCGGCCATGGTCAGGCCGCCGGCACAGGCGCCCATCAGGTTGGGATCGCGATTGCCGCTGATGCTGCGGCAGGCGTTGAGCGCTTCTTCCAGCGCCTGCACGTAGCTCGACAGGCCCCACTCGCGGTGGCGCGGATCGGGGTTGCGCCAGCTGACCATGAACACCTGTAGGCCGTTCTTGAGCATGTGCTGGACGAAGCTGTTGGTAGGGCTGAGGTCGAAGATGTAGTACTTGTTGATCTGTGGTGGCACCACCAGCAGCGGCCGGGCGTACTGCTTTTCGCTCATCGGCTTGTACTGGATCAGCTCCAGCAAGTCGTTGCGAAACACCACCGCACCTGGGGTAGTGGCGACATTGCCGCCGACCTCGAAGGCGCGTTCGTCGACCTGCCGCGGCAGGCCGTCGTTATGACGCAGGTCATCGAACAGATGGCTCAACCCGCGCACCAGGCTTTGCCCGCCGGTGTTGAGCAGCTCCTTGACCGCCAACGGATTGAGCAGCGAGTTGCTCGGGGCCAGGGCATCGTTGATCAGGCTGAATAGAAAATGCGCGCGGGCGCGGTCGTCATCGGACAGCGAGCTTTCCTCGATCCACAGCCGGGTTTGTTTTTGCCAGGCCAGATAGGCCTGCAGGCCGCGCCGGTAGAAGGGGTTCTGGCTCCAGGTGGGATCTTTGAAGCGACTGTCGCGCGGGTGCGGCTGGTAGGGGGTATCGCCGAGCATGACCCGGCCCAGTTGGCCGCCCAGGGCCAGCAAGTGGCGGGCGGTGTGCAAGGGGTTGGTCAAGCCGTGGTGGCCGACGTGGCGCAATGTGCTAATCAGATCGCGGCCGCGCAGGCCAGTGATGGCGTTCTGCACGTTCATGATCGTGGCGGGGACCTGTGCGGTCCCTTTGGCCGGCTTTTCCTTCATGACAACACTCCCTCGTCGTTACGGTGTCGGTCGTGCCGGCCTCATCGCGGGGCAAGCCCGCTCCCACGCTAACCTGCTTCATAGCGGACTGCGTGGGAGCGGGCTTGCCCCGCGATGAGGCCGTCACTGACACAACCAAGCCAGTTGGCGCCTCCAAGCACAGCGCCCCACTCAACCACCGGAGGCGGGGCGGGGATGCATGACCGCACGCTGACGCTCTTGTTGGAGGAACTTCATGATGATCGGGGCGACGGCCTCGGCCCGGGTGATCAGAAACAAGTGGCCGTCGTCGATTATGTGTAGCTGGGCATTGGGAATTCGCCAGGCCAACAGGCGCATGTTGATCAACGGGATCAGCGGATCGTCGTCGCCGGCCAGCACCAGGGTCGGCTGGCTGATCTTGTGCAGCCAGTGAATGCTGGTCCAGCCTAGCCCGGCGAACAGCTGCCAGTAGTAGCCCAGCTTGCCGCCCGAGCGAACCTTGGCGGCGTGGTGCATGGCCAGGTCCGGGTCGCGGCGAAAACCACCGCCATAAATCATCGGTGCAATGCGGATCACATGGGAGGGCTGCACGTAGCGCCGCGGGCTGGCCATCATCCACAGCACCTTGGGCTTGCCCGGCACCATCACTGCCCCGGCAGCGGTGGCAGCCAGCACCAATTTCTTGCAGCGCTCGGGGTAGTCGTAGGCAAACTGCTGGGCCAGCGCCCCGCCCCAGGACACGCCGATGACGTTGACCTGGCCGTAGTCCAGGTAATCGAGCATCCGCGCGGTCAGCTTGGCCAACCCAGGAAAGCGATAGGGATGGCGCGGGGTCGAGGAACCGCCGACGCCGGGCACGTCGAAGGCAATGACTTCCAGGTCCGGATCCAGCGCCTCGATGAACGGGAACACCAGCTCCAAGTTGGCGCCGATGCCGTTGAAGATCAGCAGCGGCGTCAGGTGCGGTTTGCCTGGGCGGACCGCGGTGCGGATGGACTGGTTGTCCAGCTCGACGGTCCTGAAAACGTAGGGTTGCGACATGCGCGACACTCGGTAAGGGGTCAATCGCCGTGGCGCCCAGCAGCGGCCACGGCGTCCTGCTCAACGCTCGTGAACGTAGGTGCCCGGCGCTGCTTCGCCAGCGGCGTAGGCGCGGTTGCCCAGGCGCGTCGGGGCCTTTTTCAATTCACCCGCGCGCTCGCCCAGCCAGCTCTGCCAGTGCAGCCACCAGGAGTCGGCGTGCTTGCTCGCGTTCTCTTGCCAGACCAGCGGTTCGTTGGGCCGGTCTTCACCGGTCAGGAAGCGCGCCTTGGGGTTGCCGGGTGGGTTGAGAATGCTCTGGATGTGCCCGCTGTTGGACAGCACGAACTCGATCTTGCCGCCGAACAGGTGCGCCGAGCGGTAGCACGACTGCCAGGGCGTGATGTGGTCGGCGGTGCCGGCGACGCTGTAGATGTCGCACTTGACCTGCTTGAGGTCGATGGCCGTGCCGCACACCTCCAAGGCCTCGGAGCGGGTCAGCGGGTTGTTCTTGAACATCTCGATCAGGTCGCCATGGAAGGCGGCCGGCAAGCGCGTGGTGTCGTTGTTCCAGAACAGGATGTCGAACACCGGCGGCTCGTTGCCGAGCAGGTAATTGTTGACCCAGTAGTTCCAGATCAGGTCATTGGGGCGCATCCAGGCGAACACCTTGGCCATGTCGCTGCCTTCGAGCACGCCGGCCTGATAGGAGTGGCGCTTGGCCGCTTCCAGGGTCTGCTCGTCGACGAACAGCGCGACCTGGGTGTCGACCGTGGTGTCGAGCACGCTGACCAGTAGGGTCAGGGCGTTGACCTTGTTCTCGCCAAGGGCTGCGTAGTGGCCGACCAGCGCGGTGCAGGTAATGCCACCGGAGCAGGCGCCGAGCATGTTCAGGTCCTTGGCGCCGGTAATCGCCAGTACCGCGTCGACCGCTTCCTTGAGCGCATCGATGTAGGTCGACAGGCCCCATTCGCGCTGGGCCTTGGTCGGGTTGCGCCAGCTGATGATGAAGGTCTGCTGCTGCGAGCGCAGGCAGAAGCGCGCCAGGCTCTTTTCCGGGCTGAGGTCGAAGACGTAGAACTTGTTGATTTGCGGCGGCACCACCAACAGCGGCCGGGCGTGCACCTGCTCGGTGATCGGGCGGTACTGGATCAGCTCCAGCACGTCGTTGCGATAGACCACTGCACCTTCGCTGGTGCCGAGGTTCTTGCCGACCTCGAAGGCGTCCATGTTGACTTGGCTGGGCATGCCGCCGTTGTTGACCATGTCCTTGGCCAGGTTGGACAGGCCATCGAGCAGGCTCTTGCCGCCGGTCTCGAAGAAGCGCTTGACCGCTTGCGGGTTGGACAGGGTGTTGGTCGGTGCCATGGCCTCGGTCATCAGGTTGATGACGAACTGGCCGCGGCTGATGTCCTGGGGCGACAGATCGCTTTCGCTGATCCAGTCGTTGAGCTCCTTGCGCCAGGCCAGGTAGGTCTGCAGGTAGCGCCGATAGAGCGGGTTGTGGCTCCAGGCCGGGTCGTTGAAGCGACGGTCGTCGCCCTCGGGGTGCAGGCTGGATTTGCCCAGCAGCACGTTTTTCAGTTCCAGGCCGAAATGCGCAATATGTTTGGCACTGTGCAGCGGCTGGCGCACGGCTTGACGCAGAACGGTGCGCGCTGAACTCAGCAGATCCTTGCGGCGAATCCCGATCACCGGGTTCAGGCCCAGGGTGTTTTCCGAGGCTTGCCGCTGCAACTCATCGTTGTTCTTGCTACTCATCTACGACGCTCCGTTGTCCTGAGACGAGTACCGGTTGGCTGTGGCGGGTACACAGACGACTGCCCGGTACTGCTTGCTCGGGTGACCAGTGATAAGGAACAGCGGTGCTGCGACCGGATGCGTGTCGGTGATGAGCTGCGGGTTTTTCTGCGTGTGAAGACAGCCTGCTTTCGCTCGCGACCTCTACAACAACCGGCCTGGCCCTGCTTGCCCGAGAAGCAATGCAGGGAACTTGCCAGCTCCATTGGTTACCCGACTTTCATGTAATGCGCAAGACAGCCATTGCTTGGCGCTCGTGCAGCCATTCAAGCAGACCAAATTAGAAAATGCGCTCTAATCCTTGAGAGCCCTGAGCTAGAGCATCAGTTTGACCACTGATTCGGACGGGTCGCGAGATTTTCCGGCCTTGCTCAGTTCATCGAGATACTCCGCCCACAGCTGCGCTTGGCGCAGGCACAGTTGCTCAAGGTACTCCCAGGTGAACAATCCGCTGTCATGGCCGTCGTCGAAGGTCAATTTCAGTGCATATTGACCGGCCGGTTCCAGGCCGGTGAGGCCGACGTTGATCTTGCCAAATTGCAGGATGGGATTGCCGTGGCCCTGGACCTCGGCGGAGGGCGAGTGCACGCGCAAGAACTCGGCGGGCAGGTGATAGACCTCATCTGGGCCGTAGGTCAGGCTCAGGGTTTTCGAGGCTTTGTGCAGGTTGATTGCGGTGGGCAGGCGGGCCATGGGCGGAATCTCTCGGGGCTTTATGCTGCAAGCTTCGGGCTTGGAGAGATTAGATTCAAGCGGGGGCTGATTCGCTGGAGCCTTCAGAAGGCGTGGGAGCGGGCTTGCCCCGCGATAGCTGGCGTTGCTGCCGACGCTATCGCGGGGCAAGCCCCGCTCCCACGCGCCGCTCCCATTACCCTCGGGAAAGGTGTTACAGGATGTAGCGCGACAGATCTTCGTTCTGCGCCAGCTCACCGAGGTGGCTGTTCACATACGCGGCATCGATGCGAATCGGCGCTTCGTCATGCGCGCTGGCCAGGTCGCCAGCACTGAACGACACCTCTTCGAGCAAACGCTCGAGCAGGGTGTGCAGGCGACGCGCACCGATGTTCTCGGTCTTCTCGTTGACCTGATAGGCAATCTCGGCCAGGCGCTGGATACCGTCGCCGACGAACTCGATGTTGAGGCCTTCGACCTTGAGCAGCTCGCGATACTGTTCGGTCAGCGAGGCATGCGGCTCTTGCAGGATGCGCTCGAAGTCGCCTGGGGTCAGTGCCTTGAGTTCAACGCGAATCGGCAGACGGCCTTGCAGCTCAGGCACCAGATCGCTCGGCTTGCTCAGGTGGAACGCGCCAGAAGCGATGAACAGGATGTGGTCGGTCTTGACCATGCCCAGCTTGGTGTTGACGGTGCAGCCTTCGATCAGCGGCAGCAGGTCGCGCTGCACGCCTTCACGGGAGACGTCGGCGCCGCCAACATTGCCACGCTTGGCAACCTTGTCGATTTCGTCGATGAACACGATACCGTGCTGCTCGACCGCTTCCAGGGCCTTGGCCTTGAGCTCTTCTTCGTTGACCAGACGGCCCGCTTCTTCTTCGCGGACCATTTTCAGCGCTTCCTTGACCTTGAGCTTGCGGGCTTTGCGCTTGCCCTTGCCCATGTTGGCAAAAAGGCTTTGCAGCTGGTTGGTCATCTCTTCCATGCCGGGGGGCGCGGCGATTTCGACGCCCATGGATTCGGCGACTTCGATCTCGATTTCCTTGTCGTCCAGCTGGCCTTCGCGCAGGCGCTTGCGGAACAGCTGACGGGTGTTGGAGTCGCTGCTCGACTGCGAAGCTTCTTCGGCGAAGCTGCTGGCGCTGCGCGCCTGCGGCAGCAGGGCGTCGAGGATACGGTCTTCGGCGGCGTCTTCGGCGCGGTGGCGCACGCGAATGATTTCCTGCTCGCGGAGCATCTTCAGCGCAGCGTCGGCCAGGTCACGGATGATCGACTCGACATCACGGCCAACGTAGCCGACTTCGGTGAACTTGGTCGCTTCGACCTTGATGAACGGCGCGTTGGCCAGCTTGGCCAGGCGACGGGCGATTTCGGTCTTGCCGACGCCGGTCGGGCCGATCATCAGGATGTTCTTCGGCGTCACTTCAGCGCGCAGCTCGGCAGGCAGCTGCATGCGCCGCCAGCGGTTGCGCAGGGCGATGGCCACAGCGCGCTTGGCGTCTTCCTGGCCGATGATGTGGCGGTTGAGTTCGTGGACGATCTCGCGGGGGGTCATGGACATGATCAATGTGGTCCTTGGGCGCAGTGGGTCAGCGTGGGAAAGCCCAACCACCGGGGTTGGGCGCCAAGACAGCTGATCACTCGGCCAGGTCCTGCTCCTCGATGGTCAGGTTGTGGTTGGTGAACACGCAGATGTCGCCAGCGATATTCAGGGCGGTCTCGGCGATTTCGCGGGCCGAGAGGTCGGTCTTGTTCAGCAGCGCGCGGGCAGCGGCCTGGGCGAAGGCGCCGCCGGAGCCCATGGCGATCAGGCCATCTTCCGGTTCGACTACATCACCATTGCCGGTGATGATCAGCGAGGCGTCCTTGTTGGCCACTGCCAGCATGGCTTCCAGGCGGCTCAGGGAGCGGTCGGTACGCCATTCCTTGGCCAGCTCGACGGCGGCGCGGACCAGGTGGCCCTGGTGTTTTTCCAGTTGGCCTTCAAAGCGCTCGAACAGGGTGAAGGCATCGGCGGTGGCACCGGCGAAGCCGGCGATGACCTGGCCGTGGTACAGGCGACGAACTTTTTTCGCGTTGCCTTTCATCACGGTGTTGCCGAGGGAAACCTGGCCGTCGCCCGCCATGACGACTTTGCCGTGGCGGCGGACTGAAACGATGGTAGTCAAGGGAGAGTCTCCACGCAGCGGGGCGAAAATGCCTGATGCAGACTCATATGGGGGGAGGGGGGAAGAATTTCAACCGGGGAGGATGAATGGTCGCCGAATGCAACCTGAAGGGTGTGGCGTGGGAGCGGGCTTGCCCCGCGATAGCAACGATGCAGACACATTGCTATCGCGGGGCAAGCCCGCTCCCACGTGACATGCCACTCTACGCGTGGTGCGCGTCGTGATCAGGCCTCGTGGCAGACGTGGCCATCGACCAAGGTATAACGCACCGCACTCGGTAGGCAGTGGCCGATGAACGGGCAGTTCTCGCCGCGTGACAGCCATTGTTCGCCAGCTACCGTCGATGCCTTTGGATCGAACAGCACCAGGTCCGCCGCACCGCTGACCTTCAGCTCACCGGCCGGCAGACGCAGCGCCTGCGCCGGGCCTGCGGTCAGGCGTGCGAGCAGGGTCGGCAGATCGAGCAAGCCGTCTTCGACCAGGGTCATCGCCAGCGGCAGCAGCAGCTCGACACTGCTGATACCCGGCTCGGTAGCGCCGAACGGCGCCAGCTTGGCATCGCGCTCGTGCGGTTGGTGATGGCTGGAGATCGCCTGGATAACCCCCGACTTGACCGCTGCACGCAGACCGTCACGGTCGGCCGCAGTGCGCAGCGGTGGCTGCACGTGGTACAGGCTGGAGAAATCGCGCAGCGCCTCGTCGGTGAGGATCAGCTGGTACAGCGCCACATCGGCCGTCACCGGCAGGCCAAGCTCTTGCGCCTGGGCGATCAGCCGCGCGCCACGGGCGCTGGTGATCTGGGTGAAGTGCGCACGTACGCCGGTCTGCTCGACCAGCAGCAGGTTGCGCGCCAGGGCCACGGTTTCGGCACTTTCCGGAATCCCCGGCAGGCCGAGGAAGCTGGCCATGGCGCCTTCATGGGCCAGGCCGCCGTGCGACAGGTCGCGATCCTGCGAGTGAAAGACCACGGTCAAGTCGAAAGTCGCGGCGTATTCCAGGGCGCGGGCCAGGGTGCGGTTGTTGGGGATTTCCTTCAAACCGTTGCCGAATGCCACGCAACCGGTGTCGCGCAGGGCGACCAGTTCGGCCAGTTGCTCGCCTTCCAGGCCCTTGGTCAGGGCGCCGATCGGGTAAACCTTGCTGTTGCCGGCCTCGCGGGCGCGGTCCAGCACCAGTTCGGCGACCGCCGAGGTGTCCAGCACCGGGCGGGTCTGCGGCGGGCAGCACAGGCTGGTGACGCCACCGGCGACTGCGGCGCGGGTTTCGCTGGCGATGTTGCCCTTGCGGCTGTAGCCCGGCTCGCGCAGGGATACATCGAGGTCGACCAGGCCAGGGGCTGCTACCAGGCCGTCGGCCGGGATCGTGCGGCTGGGGTTGAAGCCGGCAGGGGCGGCGCCTAGGGCAACGATCCGGCCGTTTTCCAGGTGCAGGTCGGTGATGGTGTCCAGGCCGCTGCTGGGGTCAATCACCCGGGCGCCAAGAATGCTGATACTCACAGGGCGTTCTCCAGGTCCAGTAGTCGTTGCGCGTTCTGTCCGCTCATGGCCATCGACAGCACGGCCATGCGTACGGCAATGCCGTAGGTGACCTGGTTGAGGATCACCGAGTGTTGGCCGTCGGCCACGGCCGATTCGATTTCCACGCCGCGGTTGATCGGGCCAGGGTGCATGACGATGGCATCCGGTTTGGCTCCAGCCAGGCGTGCGGTGGTCAGGCCGAACAGGCGGTAGAACTCACCTTCGCTGGGCAGCAGGCCGCCGGCCATGCGTTCACGCTGCAGGCGCAGCATGATCACCACGTCGACGTCCTTGAGGCCTTCGGCAAGATCGGTGTAGACCTTCACCCCGTATTGCTCGATGCCTACTGGAATCAGGGTCTTCGGGCCGATCACGCGGATGTCCGGGCAACCCAGGGCCTTGAGCGCGAGCATGTCCGAGCGGGCTACGCGCGAATGCAGGATGTCGCCGACGATGGCCACCGAGAGGTTCTCGAAGCTGCCCTTGTGGCGACGAATGGTGAGCATGTCGAGCATGCCCTGGGTTGGGTGCGCGTGGCGGCCGTCGCCGCCATTGATCACTGCCACATCCGGGCAGACGTGTTCGGCGATGAAGTGCGCCGCGCCAGAGTCGGAATGGCGCACGACGAACATGTCGGCGGCCATCGCTTCAAGGTTGCGCAGGGTGTCGAACAGGGTCTCGCCTTTGCTGGTCGAAGAGGTCGACACGTTCAGGCTGATGACGTCGGCCGACAGCCGTTGGGCGGCCAGTTCAAAGGTGGTGCGGGTGCGGGTCGAGTTCTCGAAGAACACGTTGCACACGGTCTTGCCGCGCAGCAACGGGACTTTCTTGACGGCCCGGGCGCCGACTTCGAGGAACGAGTCGGCAGTGTCGAGGATCTCGGTGAGCAGTTCGCGAGGCAAACCGTCGAGCGAGAGGAAGTGGCGCAGCTGGCCCTGATCATTGAGCTGCAGCGGGCGCTTGGCGTCGAATGGCGTCATCGCGGGGGACTCTTAAAGGGCGGAAGCGGTGGCGAGGTCCTGGCGCTCGAGGGCGAGCGGTGCGGGTCCGGTCAATTTTACCCGCTCATGGGCGGCCAGCGACAGGGTGGCACCGAGCACATTGGGACGGATCGGCAATTCGCCGGCATCCAGGTCCA comes from the Pseudomonas urmiensis genome and includes:
- a CDS encoding aspartate carbamoyltransferase catalytic subunit, with protein sequence MTPFDAKRPLQLNDQGQLRHFLSLDGLPRELLTEILDTADSFLEVGARAVKKVPLLRGKTVCNVFFENSTRTRTTFELAAQRLSADVISLNVSTSSTSKGETLFDTLRNLEAMAADMFVVRHSDSGAAHFIAEHVCPDVAVINGGDGRHAHPTQGMLDMLTIRRHKGSFENLSVAIVGDILHSRVARSDMLALKALGCPDIRVIGPKTLIPVGIEQYGVKVYTDLAEGLKDVDVVIMLRLQRERMAGGLLPSEGEFYRLFGLTTARLAGAKPDAIVMHPGPINRGVEIESAVADGQHSVILNQVTYGIAVRMAVLSMAMSGQNAQRLLDLENAL
- the hslU gene encoding ATP-dependent protease ATPase subunit HslU, translated to MSMTPREIVHELNRHIIGQEDAKRAVAIALRNRWRRMQLPAELRAEVTPKNILMIGPTGVGKTEIARRLAKLANAPFIKVEATKFTEVGYVGRDVESIIRDLADAALKMLREQEIIRVRHRAEDAAEDRILDALLPQARSASSFAEEASQSSSDSNTRQLFRKRLREGQLDDKEIEIEVAESMGVEIAAPPGMEEMTNQLQSLFANMGKGKRKARKLKVKEALKMVREEEAGRLVNEEELKAKALEAVEQHGIVFIDEIDKVAKRGNVGGADVSREGVQRDLLPLIEGCTVNTKLGMVKTDHILFIASGAFHLSKPSDLVPELQGRLPIRVELKALTPGDFERILQEPHASLTEQYRELLKVEGLNIEFVGDGIQRLAEIAYQVNEKTENIGARRLHTLLERLLEEVSFSAGDLASAHDEAPIRIDAAYVNSHLGELAQNEDLSRYIL
- the hslV gene encoding ATP-dependent protease subunit HslV produces the protein MTTIVSVRRHGKVVMAGDGQVSLGNTVMKGNAKKVRRLYHGQVIAGFAGATADAFTLFERFEGQLEKHQGHLVRAAVELAKEWRTDRSLSRLEAMLAVANKDASLIITGNGDVVEPEDGLIAMGSGGAFAQAAARALLNKTDLSAREIAETALNIAGDICVFTNHNLTIEEQDLAE
- a CDS encoding dihydroorotase; protein product: MSISILGARVIDPSSGLDTITDLHLENGRIVALGAAPAGFNPSRTIPADGLVAAPGLVDLDVSLREPGYSRKGNIASETRAAVAGGVTSLCCPPQTRPVLDTSAVAELVLDRAREAGNSKVYPIGALTKGLEGEQLAELVALRDTGCVAFGNGLKEIPNNRTLARALEYAATFDLTVVFHSQDRDLSHGGLAHEGAMASFLGLPGIPESAETVALARNLLLVEQTGVRAHFTQITSARGARLIAQAQELGLPVTADVALYQLILTDEALRDFSSLYHVQPPLRTAADRDGLRAAVKSGVIQAISSHHQPHERDAKLAPFGATEPGISSVELLLPLAMTLVEDGLLDLPTLLARLTAGPAQALRLPAGELKVSGAADLVLFDPKASTVAGEQWLSRGENCPFIGHCLPSAVRYTLVDGHVCHEA
- a CDS encoding gamma-butyrobetaine hydroxylase-like domain-containing protein is translated as MARLPTAINLHKASKTLSLTYGPDEVYHLPAEFLRVHSPSAEVQGHGNPILQFGKINVGLTGLEPAGQYALKLTFDDGHDSGLFTWEYLEQLCLRQAQLWAEYLDELSKAGKSRDPSESVVKLML